A stretch of DNA from Spirosoma endbachense:
TACAACCTGGCCTACGAAGAGCGCGAGCTAACGCAGGGGAAATAGAATCAGGTGTTAACAGAGCGCGGCCTCATTCATTGAATGAGGCCGCGCTCTGTTATAATGGTCAGCTCGTTTTTCCCTGTTTTGTTACTGCAGATGGAACAGAATTCCTTTTGTAATCTCATCCAGTTTTTTGCTTTCTACGTTCATGCAGATGACCACACACAATTGTTTATCCGGGAAACGGGCAAACCAGGTTTGAAATCCCGGCTGCCCACCCGAATGCATAATCTGCTGACCCAGAACCGGATGCTGCCGTAAAAACCAGCCAAAGCCATAGGTCGTACCGGATCTAAACTCAATCAATTGCCCGTCTGGAGTACGGGCGGGCCGAAAGGCTTCATCCTGAATCGCTTTGGGCAGGAGTTTATAATTGCTCAGGGCATCATCCCACTTTTTCAGATCACCAGTTGTTGAAATGACCGACCCGTCGCCGTAAAAATCGCCGAGGTAGAATACAAAATTCTGGTCAGGCTCGAGGTGTGCTGGCTTGAGTGTATTGTTACGGCGTAGATAGCCGGTTGCCAGATTCTTTGCCTTTATGCGTCGAATATCCGTGACCAGCAGGGCCTCTGTGTCGTTCATGGATGCTGGTTCGAACAGGTATTTGCGCAAAAATGCCTGATAATTCATCCCGGATAGTCGTTCGATGAGGGTTGCCAGTAAATCGAATCCGATGTCGCAATAAATCCATTTTGTGCCAGGAGCTGCCTGAAGCGGCAACTTATGTTCAGCTAAATAAGCCAGCATGTCTGCGTTTCCGTTCGATTTTGAGGTATCCAGCTTCGGCCTGATCTGCGTCCAGAAATCGGGTAGCCCCGATGTGTGGGTGAGCAAATGACGGATTGTAATATTCGGATACGGAAAGGTGGGCAGATAGGTCTGCACGTTATCATCGTACTGGAGCTTGCCAGTTGCTTTTAATTGCATAATGGCATAAGCCGTAAACTGTTTTGACACCGACGCAATTTGAAACTGTGTCAAACTGGTAAGCGGGCGTTGTTTATCAACGTCTGCCATGCCATAGCTTCTGGAAAGGATCACTTTTCCATGTTGAGCAATCAGAATAGTACCATTAAGCTCCTGTCGATTGTAATAAACCTGTAGCAGTGAGTCAATCGAGGCTACATTCTGTTGAGCCCGACAGCAAACCAGTGGAGAAACCACAAGAAGCAGGACACTGTAAATGCGTTTTAGCATGATCGTGATGGTATGAGACTCAACTGGATTTCCGTGAACGCTACTTTTTAGGCTCAAGCAAATCCCATAAGTTGCCATACAGATCTTCGAAAACGGCGACTGTGCCATAAGGATGCTCAACAGGTGGCCGAACGAATGTGATGCCTGCCTGCTGCATGGCCTCATAATCGCGCCAGAAATCATCGGTGTACAAAAAGAGAAAGACGCGCCCACCCGTCTGGTTCCCCACCCGGCTTTTTTGATCTTCACCGTCTGCTTTGGCGAGTAATAAACAACATTCCGATGAACCTTTGGGGGCTACCCGAACCCATCGTTTTGTTTCACTTAAAATGGTATCCTCCAGCAGATCGAAGTTGAGCTTATTGGTGTAAAAGGCTATAGCTTCGTCATAGTCATTGACAACGAGAGCAAGATGGGCAATGTGTTGTTTCATGCGTTGTTCGGTTAACGATTAGGTGG
This window harbors:
- a CDS encoding VOC family protein, which translates into the protein MKQHIAHLALVVNDYDEAIAFYTNKLNFDLLEDTILSETKRWVRVAPKGSSECCLLLAKADGEDQKSRVGNQTGGRVFLFLYTDDFWRDYEAMQQAGITFVRPPVEHPYGTVAVFEDLYGNLWDLLEPKK
- a CDS encoding serine hydrolase domain-containing protein; translation: MLKRIYSVLLLVVSPLVCCRAQQNVASIDSLLQVYYNRQELNGTILIAQHGKVILSRSYGMADVDKQRPLTSLTQFQIASVSKQFTAYAIMQLKATGKLQYDDNVQTYLPTFPYPNITIRHLLTHTSGLPDFWTQIRPKLDTSKSNGNADMLAYLAEHKLPLQAAPGTKWIYCDIGFDLLATLIERLSGMNYQAFLRKYLFEPASMNDTEALLVTDIRRIKAKNLATGYLRRNNTLKPAHLEPDQNFVFYLGDFYGDGSVISTTGDLKKWDDALSNYKLLPKAIQDEAFRPARTPDGQLIEFRSGTTYGFGWFLRQHPVLGQQIMHSGGQPGFQTWFARFPDKQLCVVICMNVESKKLDEITKGILFHLQ